One region of Pyramidobacter sp. YE332 genomic DNA includes:
- a CDS encoding DUF554 domain-containing protein: protein MDLWQTIPLYGSVVNVLAVVAGSLAGYALRRHVNEEIMRLPMQCLGLFTVSIGMGMALKTQNLLIVVFSLCAGSIVGGLLDIDGRIERAAGGIQKRFKSLDSNFSQGVMAATLIFCVGSMAVLGSFEEGLGGYPTLLLTKSMMDGLMSVALAASLGLSVAFSAVPVFVYQGTLTLSARFIQPLMTETATAEMTATGGVMLIGVGLSVLGLVKMKLMNALPALVVAVALARIFLS, encoded by the coding sequence TTGGACCTGTGGCAGACGATTCCCCTGTACGGATCGGTCGTAAACGTGCTGGCGGTCGTGGCCGGCAGTTTGGCGGGCTACGCGCTGCGCCGTCATGTCAATGAGGAGATCATGAGACTGCCGATGCAGTGCCTCGGCCTGTTTACCGTTTCCATCGGCATGGGCATGGCGCTGAAGACGCAGAACCTGCTGATCGTGGTCTTCAGTCTCTGCGCCGGTTCGATCGTCGGCGGCCTGCTGGACATCGACGGCCGCATTGAACGCGCCGCCGGCGGAATACAAAAGCGCTTCAAGAGTTTGGATTCGAATTTTTCGCAGGGCGTCATGGCGGCGACGCTGATTTTCTGCGTCGGATCCATGGCCGTGCTCGGCTCTTTCGAAGAAGGGTTGGGCGGCTATCCGACGCTGCTGCTGACCAAGTCGATGATGGACGGCCTGATGTCGGTGGCGCTGGCGGCGTCGCTGGGGCTCAGCGTCGCTTTTTCGGCCGTGCCCGTGTTCGTCTATCAGGGCACGTTGACGCTCTCCGCGCGCTTCATCCAGCCGCTCATGACCGAAACGGCGACGGCGGAGATGACGGCGACCGGCGGCGTCATGCTCATCGGCGTCGGCCTGTCGGTCCTCGGCCTGGTCAAAATGAAGCTGATGAACGCGCTGCCGGCCCTCGTCGTCGCCGTGGCGCTGGCGCGGATTTTCCTGAGTTAG
- the gyrA gene encoding DNA gyrase subunit A, giving the protein MEEQAMGRVIPNPLVPEIKRSYLDYAMSVIVGRALPDARDGLKPVQRRVLYGMLGLGIRHNQAYKKSARVVGEVMGKYHPHGDASIYDTMVRLAQPWNLRYPLVDGQGNFGSVDGDGAAAMRYTEARFAELGELMLQDIDEDTVDWGPNFDESLKEPLTLPSLVPNLLVNGSTGIAVGMATNMPPHNLGEVVDALCCLIDHPEAELGELMDRLPGPDFPTGGIIMGREGIVDAYRTGRGKIIVRGRCVVEEGKRRTSVVITEIPYMVNKTTLIEGIAKCVQEHSIDGVADLRDESDRQGLRIVLDLNRDGDPELVQRQLYNRTMMQSTFGVINLTLVGQRPVELGLKSMLEVFLDYRRGVVRRRTAFRLAKAQEREHIIEGLCRALDMIDEVIRIIRGAQTAEEASRGLIEQLQFSEKQAQAILDMRLQRLTGLERDKLMAEMAQLLADIARYQEILADAKVLDGVIRDELTELRHKFGDKRRTEIRLHVESTSDSYEDLMPEENIVITLSKDGYLRRSLLKDYNVQNRGGKGRRGANLHEEDQVAGMVVTTTHNDVLLFTSRGRVFAIKGHMVPETKSGKGRKVEQFISLSEGETVVEILGRFPDNCSTVVLITRRGIAKRMDKSELQNLTRAGRQIMTLDDGDDIARIRCTNGLDDLFLVSAMGRGLRISEDEIRTMGRSARGVKAMKLGKDDEIISCEVIAGDSRILLVSQRGIGKITSYDEFSVHHRATGGQRAMRIGDRTGRLAVANTVFPGDEVALMTAGGNIIRLAVDSIPQLGRDAAGSILIRPENGDEVANVSLIHKEDLVQSGSLRATEAAPAPQRPVEPTLPFGDDDDTGGLEFEDVPGAVLDAPDAAPTDPGREPEKED; this is encoded by the coding sequence ATGGAAGAACAGGCGATGGGACGGGTCATACCGAATCCGCTCGTCCCGGAAATAAAAAGGAGCTATCTCGACTACGCGATGAGCGTCATCGTCGGCCGCGCGCTGCCCGACGCCCGCGACGGGCTCAAGCCCGTGCAGCGCCGCGTGCTGTACGGCATGCTGGGGCTGGGCATCCGTCACAATCAGGCGTACAAGAAATCGGCGCGCGTCGTCGGCGAAGTCATGGGCAAATACCATCCGCACGGCGACGCCTCGATCTACGACACCATGGTGCGCCTGGCGCAGCCGTGGAATCTCCGCTATCCGCTCGTGGACGGGCAGGGCAACTTCGGCTCCGTCGACGGCGACGGCGCGGCCGCCATGCGTTACACCGAAGCCCGCTTTGCCGAACTCGGCGAGCTGATGCTGCAGGACATCGACGAAGACACCGTCGACTGGGGACCGAACTTCGACGAATCGCTGAAGGAACCCCTGACGCTGCCCAGTCTCGTACCCAATCTGCTCGTCAACGGCAGCACCGGCATCGCCGTCGGCATGGCCACCAATATGCCGCCCCACAATCTCGGCGAAGTGGTCGACGCGCTCTGCTGCCTGATCGATCACCCGGAGGCGGAATTGGGCGAGCTGATGGACCGCCTGCCCGGCCCCGACTTCCCCACCGGCGGCATCATCATGGGGCGCGAGGGCATCGTCGACGCCTACCGTACCGGCCGCGGCAAGATCATCGTCCGCGGGCGCTGCGTCGTCGAAGAAGGGAAACGCCGGACCAGCGTCGTCATCACCGAGATCCCCTACATGGTCAACAAGACCACGCTGATCGAGGGCATCGCCAAGTGCGTGCAGGAACATTCCATCGACGGCGTCGCGGATTTGCGCGACGAATCGGACCGCCAGGGGCTGCGCATCGTCCTCGACCTGAACCGCGACGGCGATCCCGAACTGGTGCAGCGTCAGCTGTACAACCGCACGATGATGCAGAGCACCTTCGGCGTCATCAACCTGACGCTCGTCGGCCAGCGCCCCGTCGAGCTCGGCCTCAAGAGCATGCTCGAAGTGTTCCTCGATTACCGCCGCGGCGTCGTGCGCCGCCGCACCGCCTTCCGCCTCGCCAAAGCTCAGGAACGCGAACACATCATCGAGGGCCTGTGCCGCGCGCTGGACATGATCGACGAAGTGATCCGCATCATCCGCGGCGCCCAGACCGCCGAAGAAGCCAGCCGCGGCCTGATCGAACAGCTGCAGTTCTCCGAGAAGCAGGCCCAGGCCATCCTCGACATGCGCCTGCAGCGCCTCACCGGGCTGGAGCGCGACAAGCTGATGGCGGAGATGGCGCAGCTGCTGGCCGACATCGCCCGCTACCAGGAGATCCTCGCCGACGCCAAAGTTCTCGACGGCGTCATCCGCGACGAGCTCACGGAGCTGCGCCACAAGTTCGGCGACAAGCGGCGCACCGAGATCCGGCTCCACGTCGAAAGCACATCCGACTCCTACGAGGATCTGATGCCCGAGGAGAACATCGTCATCACGCTGAGCAAAGACGGCTATCTGCGCCGCTCGCTGCTCAAGGACTACAACGTTCAGAACCGCGGCGGCAAGGGTCGCCGCGGCGCCAACCTGCACGAGGAAGATCAGGTCGCCGGCATGGTCGTCACCACCACGCACAACGACGTGCTGCTGTTCACCAGCCGCGGCCGCGTCTTCGCCATCAAGGGGCACATGGTCCCCGAGACGAAATCCGGAAAAGGGCGCAAGGTCGAACAGTTCATCTCGCTGAGCGAAGGCGAAACGGTCGTGGAGATCCTCGGGCGCTTCCCCGACAACTGCAGCACCGTCGTGCTGATCACGCGCCGCGGCATCGCCAAGCGCATGGACAAGAGCGAGCTGCAGAACCTCACGCGCGCCGGCCGCCAGATCATGACGCTCGACGACGGCGACGACATCGCGCGCATCCGCTGCACCAACGGCCTCGACGACCTGTTCCTCGTCAGCGCCATGGGGCGCGGCCTGCGCATCAGCGAGGACGAGATCCGCACCATGGGCCGTTCCGCCCGCGGCGTCAAAGCCATGAAGCTCGGCAAGGACGACGAGATCATCTCCTGCGAAGTCATCGCCGGCGACAGCCGCATCCTGCTGGTCAGCCAGCGCGGCATCGGCAAGATCACATCCTACGACGAGTTCTCGGTCCACCACCGCGCCACCGGCGGCCAGCGCGCCATGCGCATCGGCGACCGCACCGGCCGGCTGGCCGTGGCCAACACCGTCTTCCCCGGCGACGAAGTGGCGCTGATGACGGCCGGCGGCAACATCATCCGCCTCGCCGTCGACTCGATCCCGCAGCTGGGACGCGACGCCGCCGGCTCCATCCTGATCCGCCCCGAAAACGGCGACGAAGTCGCCAACGTCTCTTTGATCCACAAGGAAGACCTCGTCCAAAGCGGCAGTCTTCGCGCCACGGAAGCGGCGCCCGCCCCGCAGCGCCCCGTCGAACCGACGCTGCCTTTCGGCGACGATGACGACACCGGCGGTCTGGAATTCGAAGACGTTCCCGGCGCCGTTCTCGACGCGCCGGACGCCGCTCCGACCGATCCCGGCCGCGAGCCCGAAAAGGAGGACTAA
- a CDS encoding phosphatidylserine decarboxylase yields the protein MRFAPDGSFFMSAVAAATLLLAWLSRWTLIVTLPLAALVFWFFRDPERTPQGDGLVSPADGEVIEICETEHPYTGKALKVGIFMNVFSVHVNRMPSAGTIEYLEYAPGKKWFANADKASLENERMYVGYSSEDGPVLLTQIAGLVARRIVCRLKKGDRLERAQRFGMIKFGSKVDVYLPLSLKCTAEIGQKVTAGQTVIAVRGQK from the coding sequence ATGAGATTCGCCCCCGACGGCTCCTTCTTCATGAGCGCCGTCGCCGCCGCCACTTTGCTGCTGGCGTGGCTGAGCCGCTGGACGCTGATCGTGACGCTGCCGCTGGCGGCGCTGGTGTTCTGGTTCTTCCGCGATCCCGAACGCACGCCGCAGGGAGACGGACTCGTCAGCCCCGCCGACGGCGAAGTGATCGAGATCTGCGAGACCGAGCACCCCTACACGGGCAAGGCGCTCAAGGTCGGCATTTTCATGAACGTTTTCAGCGTGCACGTGAACCGCATGCCCTCGGCCGGAACGATCGAATACCTCGAGTACGCGCCGGGCAAAAAATGGTTCGCCAACGCCGATAAAGCGTCGCTGGAAAACGAACGCATGTACGTGGGGTATTCGTCCGAGGACGGCCCCGTGCTGCTGACGCAGATCGCCGGACTGGTCGCGCGCCGCATCGTCTGCCGCCTGAAAAAAGGCGACCGGCTCGAACGAGCGCAGCGTTTCGGCATGATCAAGTTCGGCAGCAAAGTCGACGTTTATCTTCCCCTCTCGCTGAAATGCACGGCGGAGATCGGCCAGAAAGTCACGGCCGGGCAGACGGTCATCGCCGTCCGCGGCCAAAAATAA
- the pssA gene encoding CDP-diacylglycerol--serine O-phosphatidyltransferase translates to MKKIKLRLHYRKRLRGIPIRNNIPNMITSGNLLCGMLSLILTVRGHYLPAAWMIPCAVFFDFMDGKVARAMGVSSDFGVEFDSLGDVVSFGVAPAVLVYSTSLQALPGVVGALIAAFFALCGALRLARFNIVHRPGPFQGLPIPAGGLFLVSIVLAGLIGKVPAWLMGILAAVDGFLMISSVPYGNLKAIKKGFMNKSKLYGLAAFAAIVFIAARQRGLLILISIYLVSGIVRFDWGTWLSLPEPQQEEHNG, encoded by the coding sequence ATGAAAAAGATCAAACTGCGTCTGCACTACCGCAAGAGGCTCAGGGGGATCCCCATCCGCAACAACATCCCCAACATGATCACCAGCGGCAACCTGCTCTGCGGCATGCTGTCGCTGATCCTCACCGTCCGCGGCCACTATCTGCCCGCGGCGTGGATGATCCCCTGCGCCGTGTTCTTCGACTTCATGGACGGCAAAGTCGCGCGCGCCATGGGCGTAAGCAGCGACTTCGGCGTCGAATTCGACAGCCTCGGCGACGTGGTCTCGTTTGGCGTCGCGCCGGCCGTCCTCGTCTATTCCACCTCGTTGCAGGCCCTGCCCGGCGTGGTCGGCGCGCTGATCGCGGCGTTTTTCGCGCTGTGCGGCGCCCTGCGCCTGGCCCGCTTCAACATCGTGCACCGCCCCGGCCCCTTTCAGGGCCTGCCCATTCCCGCCGGCGGCCTGTTCCTCGTTTCCATCGTCCTGGCCGGGCTGATCGGCAAAGTCCCCGCCTGGCTGATGGGCATTCTCGCCGCCGTCGACGGCTTCCTGATGATCTCGTCGGTGCCGTACGGGAATCTCAAGGCCATCAAAAAAGGCTTCATGAACAAGAGCAAGCTTTACGGCCTGGCGGCCTTCGCCGCCATCGTGTTCATCGCCGCCCGCCAGCGCGGCCTGCTGATCCTGATCTCCATTTACCTGGTCAGCGGCATCGTCCGTTTCGACTGGGGAACGTGGCTGTCCCTTCCCGAGCCGCAGCAGGAGGAACACAACGGCTGA
- a CDS encoding PTS sugar transporter subunit IIC → MEKVKRFLRRKDIEISVRRYCIDALGAMAQGLFCSLLIGTIVNTLGIQFRISCLTEPIIAIRGTVYTVGGLASVMSGPAMATAIGYALHCPPLVLFSLVSVGFSANALGGAGGPLSVLFVAIVAAELGKAVSRETKVDILVTPLVTIGVGAALSAWWAPALGEAAMKIGNIVMVATTLQPFWMGIVVSVVVGLALTLPISSAAICAALGLTGLAGGAAVAGCCAQMVGFAVMSFPENRWGGLISQGLGTSMLQMGNIVKNPRIWIAPVVTSAITGPLATCLFRLEMNGAPVSSGMGTCGLVGPIGVYSGWVKEISGGARVSVAATDWIGLLLVAFVLPAVICPLLNLALRKIGWVKPGDLKLN, encoded by the coding sequence GTGGAAAAGGTAAAACGATTTTTGCGCCGCAAGGACATCGAAATTTCGGTCAGGCGATATTGCATCGACGCGCTGGGAGCGATGGCGCAGGGACTGTTTTGTTCGCTGCTGATCGGCACCATCGTCAACACGCTGGGCATCCAGTTTCGGATTTCATGCCTGACGGAGCCCATCATCGCCATCAGAGGAACGGTCTACACCGTGGGCGGGCTTGCCTCGGTCATGAGCGGTCCGGCTATGGCCACGGCCATCGGCTACGCCCTGCATTGCCCGCCGCTCGTGCTGTTTTCGCTCGTTTCGGTCGGCTTTTCCGCCAACGCGCTTGGCGGCGCGGGCGGACCGCTGTCCGTCCTGTTTGTGGCGATCGTCGCGGCCGAGCTTGGAAAAGCTGTTTCCAGGGAGACCAAAGTTGACATTCTGGTTACGCCTCTCGTGACGATCGGAGTCGGCGCCGCTTTGTCCGCGTGGTGGGCTCCGGCGCTGGGCGAAGCCGCGATGAAAATCGGCAATATCGTCATGGTCGCGACGACGCTTCAGCCGTTTTGGATGGGGATCGTCGTTTCCGTCGTCGTCGGCCTGGCGCTGACGCTGCCGATCTCGTCGGCGGCGATCTGCGCGGCGTTGGGGCTGACGGGGCTTGCCGGCGGCGCGGCTGTCGCCGGCTGCTGCGCGCAGATGGTGGGCTTCGCCGTCATGTCCTTTCCGGAAAACCGATGGGGCGGCCTGATCTCTCAGGGGCTCGGCACTTCGATGCTGCAAATGGGCAACATCGTGAAAAATCCCCGTATATGGATCGCGCCTGTGGTTACCTCGGCGATCACCGGGCCGCTGGCGACGTGTCTTTTCCGGCTGGAAATGAACGGCGCGCCGGTATCCTCCGGCATGGGCACCTGCGGGCTGGTCGGGCCGATCGGCGTTTATTCGGGCTGGGTCAAAGAGATCTCCGGCGGTGCGCGCGTTTCGGTCGCGGCAACGGACTGGATCGGGCTTCTGCTGGTCGCGTTCGTCCTGCCTGCGGTCATCTGTCCGCTCCTGAATCTGGCTCTGCGGAAGATCGGCTGGGTGAAGCCGGGCGATCTGAAACTGAACTGA